Within Channa argus isolate prfri chromosome 4, Channa argus male v1.0, whole genome shotgun sequence, the genomic segment TAACAACTCGCATTCCCCCAATtactgttttcattcatatgAGCAATTTAAGCATATGAACTTCACCATGACCATAAATCTTTCACCATGACAAGTATCTCCTGGTAGATTAAGTAGTTAAATATTGGTATTTGGCATTTGTTGATATATAAAAATTACAGGACTCTGTTTACCCATATGTATTAACTTACATAAGCTCTGTTTTTTCTAGATATAATTACACACACTGGTCTGGAGTGAAAAGGGATTTGTATACCTGAAGGGTAGGATGTTCCTTTTCTTTAAGGCCCGATTGTGTCTAATTCAGTAAGTCGGTGCAGTGAAAAACTTGTTTGAACTTTCAGACTTAAACGGGGCGATTTCAAATATTTGGGAGGTTGTACTGTATAAAAACACTACTCTTGGTGTGGAAGTGCCACGATGAAGATGTACACAAGGCTCTTAGCTCACTACCTCTCAGCTTTTTGATTGACACATTGGACCAAGCCACCACAGAAGAGAGGGCACAACCATTGGAGAGGTAGCaaacaaaatctgtttataTAAGGACGATAATGCTAATAAGAATCCAGAAATTAgagtattattattaatgatcaTCCTGTATGAGACATGTTCTGGTTGGACTCACGGTTGGGAAAATCCAAGTTTTGAGTTTTTACTATGTTCTTTCTCCTGACAGTTGAATACGAATTTAACATGTTAATTTGTTTATGTCCGTTGTTTGACGACATTTACATGCAgattaatatgaaaatatataggTTGACCTgggcaggtaaaaaaaaaaaaaactttttttttcctcagtggTTTCTGTAGAGCCTGTCAAACATGGGATAAGCATGTTGTAACAGCAAAATATGTAGAGTGAGacatttacagaacaaaacattacagcTTCCAGCTTCCTGTAGAGGAATCAGTCAGTGAAGTACTTCATCTCAGGAATCGTGGTGGTGTTTTCAGTGAATGGTTGAAGCAAGACATCACTGCATTTTgctgaataaaaacatacagaatCACATAGCTATTTCCCAATCCCTAAATTTAATATAGACAGCTCATTCTTCCTGGTTCCTCCACAGAGTGgaccagcagagctcagaggttcccAGTGGTCAGTCTgtccagcagcatcaaacacacctggactccatatttatggtctgtacatgtacaactactacttttccatctgttgtgTCCACAATAATGTCCATGCTGCACTTTTTAGACCAGTGGAttgtcagtctgtccaacatggatctgatgtttggctccatggttttacttggattgtgtcattcatatagttttctgttccagctgctggaggacaacattgtcacttttgtgaagaacgAGCTGAAGAAGATCCAGAAGAGTCTGAGTCCAGATTACCCAGAATACttagagagtcagagggaggatgaggaggtgttggatggtgaggatgaagagcagaggaggagcagcagagagtcatttctgaagatcacagtgaacttcctgaggagaatgaagcaggaggagctggctgactgtctgcacaGCAGTAAGAAGATTTCTGTAAAGATTTAATATGATAGATACATTTTTATGACATTTCCAAATCAATAAATTCATAGCTAATTCTGAAAAGAAGTGAGgtgatgtgaaaaatgtttgtgtgttctttcagaATCTTCTTTCATGTGCCAGTCTGCACTCAAGTCTCACATGAGgaagaagttccagtgtgtgtttgagggcatcgctaaagcaggaaacccaactcttctgaatcagatctacacagagctctacatcacagatggagggactggagaggtcaatgatgaacatgaggtcagacagattgaaacagcatccaggaaaccagtcagaccagaaacaacaatcagacatgaagacatctttaaagcctcacctggaagagatggaccaatcagaagagtgatgacaaagggagtggctggcattgggaaaacagtcttaacacagaagttcactctggactgggctgaagacaaagccaaccaggacatacagttcacatttccattgactttcagagagctgaatgtgctgaaagagaaaaagttcagcttggtggaacttgttcatctcttctttcctgaaaccaaaggaatctgcaggtttgaaaagttccaggttgtgttcatctttgacggtctggatgagtgtcgacttcctctggacttccacaacaatgagatcctgactgatgttacagagtccacctcagtggatgtgctgctgacaaacctcatcagggggaacctgcttccctctgctcgcctctggatcaccacacgacctgcagcagccaatcagatccctcctgagtgtgttgacatggtgacagaggtcagaggattCAATAatccacagaaggaggagtacttcaggaagagattcagagatgaggagcaggccagcagaatcatctcccacatcaagacatcacgaagcctccacatcatgtgccacatcccagtcttctgctggatcactgctacagttctggaggatgtgttgaaaatcagagagggaggagagctgcccaagaccctaactgagatgtacatccacttcctggtggttcagctaaaactgaagaacatcaagtatgatgaaggagctgagacagatccacactggagtccagagaacaagaagatgattgagtctctgggaaaactggcttttgagcagctgcagaaaggaaacctgatcttctatgaatcagacctgacagagtgtggcatcaatatcagagcagcctcagtgtactcaggagtgctcacacagatctttaaagaggagagaggactgtaccaggacaaggtgttctgcttcgtccatctgagtgtccaggagtttctggctgctcttcatgtccatctgactttcatcaactctggagtcaatctgctgtcagaaGGACAATCAACCTCCCAGAAGTCTAAgactaaaaaagacaaatctccAAAGATGCACTTCCACCAGAGGGCTGTGGACAAGGCCCTTCAAAGCCGAAATGGACACCTAGACTTGTTCCTACGCTTTCTCTTGGGTCTTTCACTGCAGACCAATCAGATTGTCCTGCAAGGTCTGATGACACAGACTGGAAAAAGCTCACAGGCAAGTGAGGAAACAGTCCTGTACATCAAGACTAAATTTAGTAATGCTCTGTCTGCAGAgcaaagcatcaacctgttccactgtctgaatgaactgaatgattgtTCATTAGTAGACGAGATTCAACGTTTCCTCAGTTCAGGACGTCTTTCCACAGagaaactgtctcctgctcagttgTCAGCTTTGCTCTTtatcttactgtcatcagacAAAGATCTGGACGTGTTTGACTTAAAGAAATACTCTGattcagaggaggctcttctgaggctgcAGCCAGTCATAAAAGTCTCCAATAAAGCTGTGTAAGTACATAGTCTGATTTATTCCTAATTTACATAAAGGATCTCTATTCAACAgaagaataatataaataaacaattaattgtattttgtatttcttcttcAGACTGAGTGGATGTAACCTCACaaagagaagctgtgaagctctgtcctcagttctcagctctcagtcctctagtctgagagaactggacctgagtaacaacaaccttcaggattcaggagtgaagctgttgtGTGCTGGACTGGAGAGTCCACAATGTAGACTAAGaactctcaggtcaggattAATCGAACtgcctttgtttaaaa encodes:
- the LOC137125479 gene encoding NLR family CARD domain-containing protein 3-like isoform X1, with product MDQCEDREEGDPPSKTTLCGEPESQTKAQRPEKLHRPDSAGPGPEPGPSCVSMKSNQSMDFGIQFKENQSYGKKVDQQSSEVPSGQSVQQHQTHLDSIFMVCTCTTTTFPSVVSTIMSMLHFLDQWIVSLSNMDLMFGSMVLLGLCHSYSFLFQLLEDNIVTFVKNELKKIQKSLSPDYPEYLESQREDEEVLDGEDEEQRRSSRESFLKITVNFLRRMKQEELADCLHSKSSFMCQSALKSHMRKKFQCVFEGIAKAGNPTLLNQIYTELYITDGGTGEVNDEHEVRQIETASRKPVRPETTIRHEDIFKASPGRDGPIRRVMTKGVAGIGKTVLTQKFTLDWAEDKANQDIQFTFPLTFRELNVLKEKKFSLVELVHLFFPETKGICRFEKFQVVFIFDGLDECRLPLDFHNNEILTDVTESTSVDVLLTNLIRGNLLPSARLWITTRPAAANQIPPECVDMVTEVRGFNNPQKEEYFRKRFRDEEQASRIISHIKTSRSLHIMCHIPVFCWITATVLEDVLKIREGGELPKTLTEMYIHFLVVQLKLKNIKYDEGAETDPHWSPENKKMIESLGKLAFEQLQKGNLIFYESDLTECGINIRAASVYSGVLTQIFKEERGLYQDKVFCFVHLSVQEFLAALHVHLTFINSGVNLLSEGQSTSQKSKTKKDKSPKMHFHQRAVDKALQSRNGHLDLFLRFLLGLSLQTNQIVLQGLMTQTGKSSQASEETVLYIKTKFSNALSAEQSINLFHCLNELNDCSLVDEIQRFLSSGRLSTEKLSPAQLSALLFILLSSDKDLDVFDLKKYSDSEEALLRLQPVIKVSNKAVLSGCNLTKRSCEALSSVLSSQSSSLRELDLSNNNLQDSGVKLLCAGLESPQCRLRTLRLSGCLVTEEGCASLASALSSNPSHLRELDLSYNHPGDSGVKLLSAGLKDPQWRLDTLRVEPGGQRWLRPGLRKYFCQLTIDTNTVNRKLQLSDNNRKVTFMEEDQLYPDHPDRFDWPMHLCIKELTGRCYWEVEWKGLIYVSVSVRGISRKGLGDSSAFGRNDHSWALRCSDGGYFVLFNNTQTLVSSFSSSSGRVAVYVDCPAQTISFYKVSSNKLTHIHTLSTLPLTDPLYPGLGVWWSGSSASLCSV
- the LOC137125479 gene encoding NLR family CARD domain-containing protein 3-like isoform X3 is translated as MLLEDNIVTFVKNELKKIQKSLSPDYPEYLESQREDEEVLDGEDEEQRRSSRESFLKITVNFLRRMKQEELADCLHSKSSFMCQSALKSHMRKKFQCVFEGIAKAGNPTLLNQIYTELYITDGGTGEVNDEHEVRQIETASRKPVRPETTIRHEDIFKASPGRDGPIRRVMTKGVAGIGKTVLTQKFTLDWAEDKANQDIQFTFPLTFRELNVLKEKKFSLVELVHLFFPETKGICRFEKFQVVFIFDGLDECRLPLDFHNNEILTDVTESTSVDVLLTNLIRGNLLPSARLWITTRPAAANQIPPECVDMVTEVRGFNNPQKEEYFRKRFRDEEQASRIISHIKTSRSLHIMCHIPVFCWITATVLEDVLKIREGGELPKTLTEMYIHFLVVQLKLKNIKYDEGAETDPHWSPENKKMIESLGKLAFEQLQKGNLIFYESDLTECGINIRAASVYSGVLTQIFKEERGLYQDKVFCFVHLSVQEFLAALHVHLTFINSGVNLLSEGQSTSQKSKTKKDKSPKMHFHQRAVDKALQSRNGHLDLFLRFLLGLSLQTNQIVLQGLMTQTGKSSQASEETVLYIKTKFSNALSAEQSINLFHCLNELNDCSLVDEIQRFLSSGRLSTEKLSPAQLSALLFILLSSDKDLDVFDLKKYSDSEEALLRLQPVIKVSNKAVLSGCNLTKRSCEALSSVLSSQSSSLRELDLSNNNLQDSGVKLLCAGLESPQCRLRTLRLSGCLVTEEGCASLASALSSNPSHLRELDLSYNHPGDSGVKLLSAGLKDPQWRLDTLRVEPGGQRWLRPGLRKYFCQLTIDTNTVNRKLQLSDNNRKVTFMEEDQLYPDHPDRFDWPMHLCIKELTGRCYWEVEWKGLIYVSVSVRGISRKGLGDSSAFGRNDHSWALRCSDGGYFVLFNNTQTLVSSFSSSSGRVAVYVDCPAQTISFYKVSSNKLTHIHTLSTLPLTDPLYPGLGVWWSGSSASLCSV
- the LOC137125479 gene encoding NLR family CARD domain-containing protein 3-like isoform X2, with the protein product MVCTCTTTTFPSVVSTIMSMLHFLDQWIVSLSNMDLMFGSMVLLGLCHSYSFLFQLLEDNIVTFVKNELKKIQKSLSPDYPEYLESQREDEEVLDGEDEEQRRSSRESFLKITVNFLRRMKQEELADCLHSKSSFMCQSALKSHMRKKFQCVFEGIAKAGNPTLLNQIYTELYITDGGTGEVNDEHEVRQIETASRKPVRPETTIRHEDIFKASPGRDGPIRRVMTKGVAGIGKTVLTQKFTLDWAEDKANQDIQFTFPLTFRELNVLKEKKFSLVELVHLFFPETKGICRFEKFQVVFIFDGLDECRLPLDFHNNEILTDVTESTSVDVLLTNLIRGNLLPSARLWITTRPAAANQIPPECVDMVTEVRGFNNPQKEEYFRKRFRDEEQASRIISHIKTSRSLHIMCHIPVFCWITATVLEDVLKIREGGELPKTLTEMYIHFLVVQLKLKNIKYDEGAETDPHWSPENKKMIESLGKLAFEQLQKGNLIFYESDLTECGINIRAASVYSGVLTQIFKEERGLYQDKVFCFVHLSVQEFLAALHVHLTFINSGVNLLSEGQSTSQKSKTKKDKSPKMHFHQRAVDKALQSRNGHLDLFLRFLLGLSLQTNQIVLQGLMTQTGKSSQASEETVLYIKTKFSNALSAEQSINLFHCLNELNDCSLVDEIQRFLSSGRLSTEKLSPAQLSALLFILLSSDKDLDVFDLKKYSDSEEALLRLQPVIKVSNKAVLSGCNLTKRSCEALSSVLSSQSSSLRELDLSNNNLQDSGVKLLCAGLESPQCRLRTLRLSGCLVTEEGCASLASALSSNPSHLRELDLSYNHPGDSGVKLLSAGLKDPQWRLDTLRVEPGGQRWLRPGLRKYFCQLTIDTNTVNRKLQLSDNNRKVTFMEEDQLYPDHPDRFDWPMHLCIKELTGRCYWEVEWKGLIYVSVSVRGISRKGLGDSSAFGRNDHSWALRCSDGGYFVLFNNTQTLVSSFSSSSGRVAVYVDCPAQTISFYKVSSNKLTHIHTLSTLPLTDPLYPGLGVWWSGSSASLCSV